TGATGAGTTGACACTAAAAGATCACTTAGAAATGACCGCGCTGGGTTATGACATTCCAATGGATGAAGTCATGCGCCGAGCTGAACCGCTTTTAAAACAGTTCCGTTTAGACAAACACTTAAATTGGTTCCCCGCTTATTTTTCTAAAGGGATGAAGCAAAAAGTCATGATTATCTGTGCCTTTGTCACGGATGCTGATGTGCTTATTATCGATGAACCTTTTTTGGGGCTCGACCCATTGGCGATGCGCCACTTTACCGATTTAATTCGTGAACGCGCAGCGGCAGGGAGCGCCATTTTATTTACGACCCACGTTCTAACCATTGCAGAATCCTTGTGTGATTATTATTTGATGTTGCAAGCGGGGGAACTTGTTGCGACCGGCGACCTTGAAAGCTTACAAACGCAATTTAATTTACCCCAAGCCGATTTAGAAACTATTTATTTTGCTATGACCCAAACTGGAGGGGTGGCAAGTGAATAACCTCAATCAACTTTGGAAAAAACGTTTCAATCAATTGATGAAGGAAGTTGGCAAGTACAGTCGCTTAATATTTAATGATCATTTCTCGATTATCCTGTTATTTATTTTGGGGTTTGGGGCTTTTTATTATCGCGAACAACTCTTACGACTTGAAGCCATGGACCCGTCATCCATCAGGCTGCCACTTATTTTAATCATTTTAGGCATTCAAGCAGCCACCTTTTATATAGGTAGACCGATTTGGTTTACCCAAGATCCCGACAAAAGTTATTTATTTGCTCGCGGCAAAGAATGGCGCAGCTATTGGCTAAAAGGAACCGGCTTGAGCCTTGTTCTACCTGTCATCTTGAATGGGGTCGTGGCCGTTATCGTTACACCCCTATTAACTCTAGCTACGGCATGGCAAATTGACCAACTAATTCCTTTCATCCTCATCGTCATCACGCTCAAAATATGCAGCCAATTCGATTTGTACTTAAATGCCTTTCGTCAATCCAATCAGCTCCATAACATTTGGATGCATCTGGGTGTATTCATTTTAACAATGGCCGTTTCGTATTTATTACCGCAACCTTGGCATCTATGGGTGCCGATAGCAGTCCTAATAATATTAGCCGGTTACCTCTATATGGAATATAAAAAGAGTCAACAACAAGCGATTCAATTTAATGAAGTACTTGAGGCTGAAGCCCTGCGTGAAAGCCGCTTTTACAAATGGATTTCGATTTTTGCGGATGTGCCAAAACTCAAGCCATCCTTTAAGCGCCGTGCTTATTTAGACGGCCTCATTGAAACCCTTAGTCGAAAACTCGGTGACCGCTATAGCTTTCTCTATATCCGTTCACTGTTTCGCAATAACGCCTATAGTGGCATCTGGTTTCGCGTGATGCTATTTATTGCGGCGCTTTTACTCTTTGTGCCCAACGCATGGTTCGCTGGCATCCTGGGCGTGATTGGATTTATTCTGACAATCGTTCAGTTGGTTCCGCTGATGAATTATTACCGGGGCAATCCCTACCAACAGCTGTACCCCAACCGCCAAACGCAACCCTTAAAGCCATTCCAAACGGTCATTGCGGTTATTTTGTTCATTCAACTGCTGGTGTTTGCGCTCGCGGCTCTTATCGCCTTGCCTTGGAATCTCAATCTGTTGTTGATTATTGTCGCTTGGCTGGCCGCCATTCTACTCCTCGTAAGCCTTTACGTTCCTTTCTGGTATCGTAAACATGGACAAACCTTTTAAACTAAATATCTCCGTTCAAAAGTCGGTCTGGCTACTTTATCAAGTAGGCAGACCGACTTTTTTAGACAGGTAAATATCTTCCGAAAATAAGCCGATTTATTTGAATTTTTTTGACAATAAAGTTAAAGTGATAGCAGAATGGAGTTTATTGCTTCCTAACAAAAAAAAGAAAAGGTGTGAGAAAATGAAGAAAACGTTGAAGCAACTGATTGTGAGTATGCTGAGTGTCTCTTTAATTATAACGCAAACGCCGGTAGCCATTTTGGCGCAGACAGAGTCCGAAAGTGAAGCCACGAGTGAAACAACAGAAGAAGTCACTGACGAAGCCGAATTGACACATCCGTTTGATGAACTCATAGCCAACGGCAATCTAATGGACGATATTTTAATTGAAGTCTACGATG
This window of the Fundicoccus culcitae genome carries:
- a CDS encoding ABC transporter ATP-binding protein gives rise to the protein MVLSVQALDSGYRQTTVLKDINFEMKAGEIVGLIGLNGAGKSTLLKTILGLITPQKGQITIDGKSILDDHSQYAKHLAYIPETPVLYDELTLKDHLEMTALGYDIPMDEVMRRAEPLLKQFRLDKHLNWFPAYFSKGMKQKVMIICAFVTDADVLIIDEPFLGLDPLAMRHFTDLIRERAAAGSAILFTTHVLTIAESLCDYYLMLQAGELVATGDLESLQTQFNLPQADLETIYFAMTQTGGVASE
- a CDS encoding ABC transporter permease, which encodes MNNLNQLWKKRFNQLMKEVGKYSRLIFNDHFSIILLFILGFGAFYYREQLLRLEAMDPSSIRLPLILIILGIQAATFYIGRPIWFTQDPDKSYLFARGKEWRSYWLKGTGLSLVLPVILNGVVAVIVTPLLTLATAWQIDQLIPFILIVITLKICSQFDLYLNAFRQSNQLHNIWMHLGVFILTMAVSYLLPQPWHLWVPIAVLIILAGYLYMEYKKSQQQAIQFNEVLEAEALRESRFYKWISIFADVPKLKPSFKRRAYLDGLIETLSRKLGDRYSFLYIRSLFRNNAYSGIWFRVMLFIAALLLFVPNAWFAGILGVIGFILTIVQLVPLMNYYRGNPYQQLYPNRQTQPLKPFQTVIAVILFIQLLVFALAALIALPWNLNLLLIIVAWLAAILLLVSLYVPFWYRKHGQTF